One window of the Natronomonas marina genome contains the following:
- a CDS encoding thiolase family protein, with protein MDARGDEHIFPVVRAALTDAGLERDDIDTVVNCGHDAYDGATISSGMKACPSGGYEKPTVRIQNGGLYSIHQAVAQIYADKADVVVVSSEDSVETDPAAVSTISQESLYHQDLGVNYLQTFGMLAEQHLENHDVTEEDYARVAEKNYRAAANNPHAHRDEPHSVEDVLDSSKVVSRLRELEVAPDSKGAAALVLASEDVAGDDAYAWVEGSGLSSSRTRVHSLDDRVSGSALRAAAQRAYDRAGIDAPREQVDAVELFNPVAPMEILGYEALGLCEEGEGGQLLRDGVTDVDGDVPVNASGGALATNPLNTGGLLRAIEAIRLLEDDSDMVDTDIDTAVATDSDCTLGEFGRTDAVLVVGGGD; from the coding sequence GTGGACGCCCGTGGGGACGAACACATCTTCCCAGTGGTACGGGCGGCTCTCACCGATGCGGGCCTCGAGCGCGACGACATCGACACGGTCGTCAACTGCGGTCACGACGCCTACGACGGGGCGACGATCAGCAGCGGGATGAAAGCGTGCCCGTCCGGAGGGTACGAAAAGCCGACCGTCCGCATCCAGAACGGCGGTCTGTACTCCATCCACCAGGCCGTCGCACAGATTTACGCCGACAAGGCGGACGTCGTCGTGGTCTCCTCGGAGGACTCCGTCGAGACCGACCCCGCCGCGGTCAGCACCATCAGTCAGGAGTCGCTGTACCACCAGGATCTCGGCGTGAACTACCTCCAGACGTTCGGCATGCTCGCCGAACAGCATCTGGAGAACCACGACGTTACCGAGGAGGATTACGCCAGAGTCGCCGAGAAAAACTACCGCGCGGCGGCGAACAATCCCCACGCACACCGAGACGAACCCCACTCGGTCGAGGACGTCCTCGACTCGTCGAAGGTCGTCTCGCGGCTTCGTGAACTCGAGGTCGCGCCGGATTCGAAGGGGGCGGCGGCGCTGGTCCTCGCATCCGAGGACGTCGCGGGCGACGATGCCTACGCGTGGGTGGAGGGATCCGGCCTCTCGTCGAGCCGGACCCGCGTTCACAGCCTCGACGATCGGGTCTCGGGCTCCGCGCTCCGTGCGGCGGCCCAGCGGGCGTACGACCGGGCCGGCATCGACGCCCCCCGCGAACAGGTCGACGCCGTCGAGCTGTTCAACCCGGTCGCTCCGATGGAGATACTGGGGTACGAGGCCCTCGGTCTGTGCGAGGAGGGAGAGGGAGGACAGTTGCTCCGGGACGGCGTCACCGACGTCGACGGCGACGTGCCGGTCAACGCCTCGGGCGGCGCGCTCGCTACGAACCCCCTGAACACCGGCGGGCTCCTCAGAGCGATCGAGGCGATCAGGCTTCTCGAGGATGATTCGGACATGGTAGATACCGACATAGACACGGCGGTTGCGACCGACAGTGACTGTACGCTCGGCGAATTCGGCCGGACCGATGCGGTTCTCGTCGTCGGGGGTGGTGACTGA
- a CDS encoding MaoC/PaaZ C-terminal domain-containing protein produces MTDPELHFEDFEVGDRYEFGSHEITEAEITAFAERYDPQRPHLDPEMAEETEFGELVASGLHTLCVCCRMAVDELFARTAVVAGIGFDRLRFLRPVRPSDELSGWVEVVRTEPSDDHRGGYVDFELVGVDQNDDPVVRCVDLVIVESRGR; encoded by the coding sequence ATGACGGATCCGGAGCTGCACTTCGAGGACTTCGAGGTCGGGGACCGCTACGAGTTCGGCAGTCACGAGATCACCGAAGCCGAGATAACGGCGTTCGCCGAACGGTACGATCCCCAGCGACCCCATCTCGATCCGGAGATGGCCGAGGAGACGGAGTTCGGCGAACTCGTCGCCAGCGGGCTGCACACGCTGTGTGTCTGCTGTCGGATGGCCGTCGACGAACTCTTCGCCCGGACGGCCGTCGTCGCGGGGATCGGCTTCGACCGGCTCCGCTTTCTGCGCCCCGTGCGACCGAGCGACGAACTCTCGGGGTGGGTCGAGGTCGTTCGGACCGAACCCTCGGACGATCACCGGGGCGGGTACGTCGATTTCGAACTCGTCGGCGTCGACCAAAACGACGACCCCGTCGTACGGTGTGTCGACCTCGTGATCGTCGAAAGCCGCGGTCGATAG
- a CDS encoding TIGR03617 family F420-dependent LLM class oxidoreductase, protein MRIDANLMDPPLDRVAEITDVAEEMGFDGAWVTELTHSPFTLMTRAAAATDELDIGTAIALAFPRSPMVTAYTAWDLQRSSNGRFLLGLGTQVKGHIERRFGMTWDSPGPRLREYVLALQEIWDAWEEGRPPDFQGEHYSITLCPPKFVPDVPDDPRVPIYVAGVNEYNVRLAGELCDGLHVHPFHSPEYVEEEVVPHVREGARSADRSLDDVTLATSVFAVVGDTEAERERCREEVREELAFYASTRTYRKILAVHGWGDVSDRLHELSVNDEWDRMPELVTDEMVDAFSVEGRWDELHDRIEARYEHLDRVAVYTPFRGEDHWRHLSPSA, encoded by the coding sequence ATGCGAATCGATGCGAACCTCATGGACCCGCCGTTGGACCGCGTCGCCGAAATAACGGACGTCGCAGAGGAGATGGGGTTTGACGGCGCCTGGGTGACGGAGCTGACCCACTCCCCGTTCACGCTCATGACCCGGGCCGCCGCGGCGACCGACGAACTCGACATCGGGACGGCCATCGCGCTCGCGTTTCCCCGGAGCCCGATGGTCACGGCGTACACCGCGTGGGACCTCCAGCGGTCCTCCAACGGCCGGTTTCTCCTCGGACTCGGGACGCAGGTGAAGGGCCACATCGAACGCCGGTTCGGGATGACGTGGGATTCGCCCGGGCCCCGTCTCCGCGAGTACGTTCTGGCACTGCAGGAGATCTGGGACGCCTGGGAGGAGGGCCGGCCGCCCGACTTCCAGGGCGAGCACTACTCGATCACGCTCTGTCCGCCGAAGTTCGTCCCGGACGTCCCGGACGACCCGAGGGTTCCGATCTACGTCGCAGGGGTAAACGAGTACAACGTCCGCCTCGCCGGGGAACTCTGTGACGGCCTCCACGTTCACCCGTTCCACTCGCCGGAGTACGTCGAAGAGGAGGTCGTTCCGCACGTACGCGAGGGGGCTCGATCCGCCGACCGGAGCCTCGACGACGTGACACTCGCCACCTCCGTCTTCGCGGTCGTCGGTGACACCGAGGCGGAGCGTGAACGGTGCCGCGAGGAGGTCCGCGAGGAACTCGCCTTCTACGCCTCGACGCGAACCTATCGGAAGATACTCGCCGTCCACGGCTGGGGGGACGTCTCCGATCGCCTCCACGAACTGTCGGTGAACGACGAGTGGGATCGGATGCCCGAACTCGTGACCGACGAGATGGTCGACGCGTTCTCGGTCGAGGGGCGGTGGGACGAACTACACGACCGTATCGAAGCGCGGTACGAACACCTCGACCGGGTCGCGGTTTACACCCCGTTCCGGGGAGAGGACCACTGGCGGCACCTCAGCCCTTCGGCGTAG
- a CDS encoding IclR family transcriptional regulator → MALKTLETTHEIIDKLVKLDGARVTELADRMDKPTSTVHDYLDALYDGGYVIKEDQVYRVSSRFLYIGQRARSQHRVYNAAKHQVRELADRTGEYASLVVEEQGYGVLLYNVQGEKAVDIDTPDGIRTSLHSFAPGKCILANLPERRVEEIISEHGLKARTPNTITDREKLSEELERVRKQGYAIDQEEQFEGMQGVSVPIMDLAENVRGAVSVYGPIGRVGDPQEQERLREAVFEAVNVIEVNLKYPSDYP, encoded by the coding sequence ATGGCACTCAAAACCCTCGAGACGACACACGAGATCATCGACAAACTCGTCAAGCTCGATGGGGCCCGAGTGACCGAGCTGGCCGACCGGATGGACAAACCGACCAGTACCGTCCACGATTATTTGGACGCGCTCTACGATGGCGGCTACGTCATCAAGGAGGATCAGGTGTACCGGGTGAGTTCGCGGTTCCTGTACATCGGTCAGCGTGCTCGGAGCCAGCACAGGGTGTACAACGCTGCGAAACATCAGGTGAGAGAACTCGCCGACCGGACCGGCGAGTACGCCAGTCTCGTCGTCGAAGAACAGGGATACGGCGTTCTTCTGTACAACGTCCAGGGCGAAAAAGCGGTCGACATCGATACACCCGACGGGATCAGGACGTCGTTACACTCGTTCGCGCCCGGGAAGTGTATCCTGGCGAACCTCCCCGAACGACGCGTCGAGGAGATCATCTCGGAACACGGACTGAAGGCGAGGACGCCCAACACGATCACCGACAGGGAGAAGCTATCCGAGGAACTCGAACGGGTCCGCAAACAGGGGTACGCCATCGATCAGGAAGAGCAGTTCGAGGGAATGCAGGGCGTCAGCGTCCCGATCATGGATCTCGCGGAGAACGTCCGGGGTGCCGTGAGCGTGTACGGGCCGATCGGTCGTGTCGGCGACCCCCAGGAACAGGAGCGCCTCCGGGAGGCCGTCTTCGAGGCGGTGAACGTGATCGAGGTGAACCTGAAGTATCCCTCCGACTACCCGTAA
- a CDS encoding glycosyl transferase family 2: protein MEYVQERVTTLHDFDGAVPSAPTNRAAVVVPMTEREHAGLAAERVLSTLESVDPERVVVPLRASADRVGAVAEWLAGFELPLELLWCDGPRLAELLAESGLDGTRGKGRDVWLALGVAAESDFVVVHDADATTYDTRHVPKLLFPLANGHAFSKGYYARVENDRLYGRLFRLFYRPLVEALARESDAPIIEYLGAFRYALAGEVATTGALARRMRVQRDWGLEVGTLGEAFRLVGADGAAQVDLGIHEHDHRSVSGPSGLSDMADRVGAALLRAVEENGGDPAYSTLEARYRAAVERLVDGYELDAAFNGLEYDREGELRQADAYADAIARPGEDTRLPPWRAAAVTPAEVAEAAAADLVEMTAHAVDTERDVR, encoded by the coding sequence ATGGAGTACGTACAGGAGCGGGTGACGACCCTCCACGACTTCGACGGGGCGGTCCCGTCGGCGCCGACGAACCGTGCGGCCGTCGTCGTGCCGATGACCGAGCGGGAACACGCCGGCCTGGCCGCCGAGCGGGTGCTGTCGACGCTGGAGTCGGTCGACCCCGAGCGGGTCGTCGTGCCGCTGCGGGCCTCCGCCGACCGGGTCGGCGCCGTCGCCGAGTGGCTCGCCGGCTTCGAGTTGCCGCTGGAGCTTCTGTGGTGCGACGGGCCCCGACTCGCGGAACTGCTCGCCGAGTCGGGTCTCGACGGCACCCGGGGGAAGGGCCGGGACGTCTGGCTCGCGCTGGGCGTCGCCGCCGAGAGCGACTTCGTCGTCGTTCACGACGCCGACGCGACCACCTACGACACCCGCCACGTCCCGAAACTCCTCTTTCCGCTCGCCAACGGCCACGCGTTCTCGAAGGGCTACTACGCCCGCGTCGAGAACGACCGCCTCTACGGCCGACTGTTCCGGCTGTTCTACCGGCCGCTGGTCGAGGCGCTGGCCCGCGAGTCGGACGCCCCGATCATCGAGTACCTCGGTGCGTTCCGGTACGCCCTGGCCGGCGAGGTCGCCACGACCGGCGCCCTGGCCCGCCGGATGCGGGTCCAGCGAGACTGGGGGCTGGAGGTCGGCACGCTCGGGGAGGCGTTCCGGCTGGTCGGCGCCGACGGCGCCGCACAGGTCGATCTGGGCATCCACGAACACGACCATCGGTCGGTCTCGGGACCGAGCGGCCTCTCGGACATGGCCGACCGGGTCGGCGCCGCGCTGCTGCGGGCCGTCGAGGAGAACGGCGGTGACCCGGCGTACTCGACCCTCGAGGCCCGCTACCGGGCGGCGGTCGAGCGCCTGGTCGACGGCTACGAACTCGACGCCGCCTTTAACGGCCTCGAGTACGACCGCGAGGGCGAACTCCGGCAGGCCGACGCCTACGCGGACGCCATCGCACGGCCGGGCGAGGACACCCGTCTGCCCCCCTGGCGGGCGGCCGCCGTCACCCCCGCGGAGGTCGCCGAGGCCGCGGCCGCCGACCTCGTCGAGATGACGGCCCACGCCGTCGATACCGAGCGCGACGTACGGTGA
- a CDS encoding MFS transporter: MSRRELFGSLCAMVFLVNLARVVFAPLVQPVAADFGVTAASLGVVTSAAWLGSAAPRLPTGYLLTRVDRHRVVAATGAMLVATSVFTGLSDSRLDLVVGAFLMGLSSGTYFIAANPLVSELFPDRLGQAIGVHGMASQLAAVGAPLAVSAILLVGEWRTTFLCIAAVAAVATVVLVVAARRTDLPDAGREDRSIRRATRAQWPIVLTGIALLGAAGFMWNAVFNLYGDYLDVAKGIDPATGRTLLSLMFAAGVPAFVVTGRLADRVPNVPLLLALVAATVVGVLALTVAEGLLVVAAVSVALGYAVHGLFPATDAYMLSSLPDRHRASAYSVYSASMMFVQALGSGAVGTAVAGGVGYTVAFRTVAAGVGVVFLGLVALYAAGWLPAGGDESRSPA, encoded by the coding sequence GTGTCCCGCAGAGAGCTGTTCGGCTCCCTCTGTGCGATGGTGTTTCTGGTCAACCTCGCACGGGTGGTGTTCGCGCCGCTGGTCCAGCCCGTCGCCGCCGACTTCGGCGTCACGGCGGCGTCGCTCGGGGTCGTCACCAGCGCCGCCTGGCTCGGGAGCGCCGCTCCCCGGCTGCCGACCGGCTACCTGCTCACGCGTGTCGACCGCCACCGCGTCGTCGCGGCGACCGGGGCGATGCTGGTCGCCACCTCTGTCTTCACCGGTCTCTCGGACTCGCGGCTCGACCTCGTGGTCGGGGCGTTCCTGATGGGCCTCTCCAGCGGCACCTACTTCATCGCCGCCAACCCGCTGGTGAGCGAGCTGTTCCCCGACCGCCTCGGGCAGGCGATCGGCGTCCACGGGATGGCCAGCCAGCTGGCGGCCGTCGGCGCGCCGCTGGCGGTCAGCGCCATCCTCCTGGTCGGCGAGTGGCGGACGACCTTTCTCTGTATCGCCGCCGTCGCGGCGGTCGCCACCGTCGTCCTCGTGGTCGCCGCCCGCCGGACGGACCTGCCGGACGCCGGCCGCGAGGACCGCAGCATCCGACGGGCGACCCGCGCCCAGTGGCCGATCGTCCTCACTGGCATCGCCCTCCTCGGCGCCGCCGGCTTCATGTGGAACGCCGTGTTCAACCTCTACGGCGACTACCTCGACGTCGCCAAGGGCATCGACCCCGCGACCGGCCGGACGCTTCTCTCCCTGATGTTCGCCGCCGGCGTCCCGGCGTTCGTCGTCACCGGCCGGCTGGCCGACCGCGTGCCGAACGTCCCGCTGTTGCTCGCGCTGGTCGCGGCCACGGTTGTCGGCGTCCTCGCGCTCACCGTCGCGGAGGGACTGCTCGTCGTCGCGGCCGTCAGCGTCGCTTTGGGCTACGCCGTCCACGGGCTGTTCCCCGCGACGGACGCCTACATGCTGTCGTCGCTGCCGGACCGCCACCGCGCGAGCGCCTACTCGGTGTACTCGGCGTCGATGATGTTCGTCCAGGCGCTCGGCTCCGGCGCCGTCGGGACCGCCGTCGCCGGCGGCGTCGGCTACACCGTCGCCTTCCGGACCGTCGCCGCCGGGGTCGGCGTCGTCTTCCTCGGGCTGGTCGCCCTCTACGCGGCGGGGTGGCTGCCGGCGGGCGGCGACGAGTCCCGGTCACCGGCCTGA
- a CDS encoding heavy metal translocating P-type ATPase, whose product MNGTDADRDEGRRGRAHGDSADAMGEDATVRLSVPDMDCASCAGKVGSGLDRVDGITGYETHPTTGRVVVSYDAETVSEADLVAAIESAGYEVADSDGGGTDENGGHDHGSADGVWRSRRAKKTGVGAAFLAGGLVLEFFLAGVDPELASVLGEPLSVADALFLVAVGVAGQSIVRSGYFSARNLNLDIDFLMTVAILGALAASLAFGEALYFEAATLAVLFSFAELLERASMDRARDSLQELMDLSPDEATVKRGEDTETVPVEDVAVGDVVAVRPGEKIPMDGDVVAGDSAVNQAPITGESVPVDKTTGDEVYAGTINEGGYLEIEVTSAAGEDTLSRIVEMIEDAQSNRTEREQFVERFAAYYTPAVVVFAVLVTLGGPFVLGTTWPQAVVNGLTLLVLACPCAFVISTPVSVVSGLTSAAKNGVLVKGGSHLEAMGAVDAVAFDKTGTLTKGELTVTDVIPLNGNTETEVLRCARGLEKRSEHPIGEAIVQRADGADVAERDVEAFESITGKGVQAELDGTPHYAGKPGLFSELGFDLSHVHATTDGGVVTRTSQRLCERNDCLNLLADTVPELQSEGKTVVLVGTEDELEGIIAVADEIRPEAAAAIQRLESMGVERTVMLTGDNERTAAAIAEAVGVDEYRAELLPDEKVAAVEELVEAFDGGAAMVGDGINDAPAMATATVGVAMGAAGTDTALETADVALMGDDLSKLPYLYELAGEANGVIRQNIGASLLVKAGLAVGVPFQFVPIWLAVLAGDAGMTVGVTGNAMRLSRIRADGGTAEASER is encoded by the coding sequence ATGAACGGTACCGACGCGGACCGCGACGAGGGGCGTCGTGGACGCGCCCACGGGGATTCGGCGGACGCGATGGGCGAGGACGCGACGGTCCGGCTCTCGGTTCCCGATATGGACTGTGCCTCCTGTGCGGGGAAAGTGGGGAGCGGCCTGGACCGGGTCGACGGCATCACCGGCTACGAGACCCACCCCACCACGGGTCGAGTCGTCGTCTCCTACGACGCCGAAACCGTCTCCGAGGCCGACCTCGTCGCCGCCATCGAGAGCGCGGGCTACGAGGTCGCCGACAGCGACGGCGGCGGGACCGACGAGAACGGCGGCCACGATCACGGGAGTGCCGACGGGGTCTGGCGGAGCAGGCGGGCGAAGAAGACGGGCGTAGGCGCGGCCTTTCTGGCGGGCGGGCTCGTACTGGAGTTCTTCCTCGCGGGAGTCGACCCCGAACTGGCGAGCGTCCTCGGCGAACCGCTCTCGGTTGCGGACGCGCTGTTTCTGGTCGCCGTCGGGGTCGCCGGACAGTCCATCGTCCGGAGCGGCTACTTCTCGGCGAGGAACCTGAACCTGGACATCGACTTCCTGATGACCGTCGCCATCCTGGGGGCGCTCGCGGCCAGCCTGGCCTTCGGTGAGGCCCTCTACTTCGAGGCCGCGACGCTGGCAGTGCTTTTCAGCTTCGCGGAACTCCTCGAACGGGCCTCGATGGACCGGGCGCGGGACTCGCTGCAGGAACTGATGGATCTCTCCCCCGACGAGGCGACGGTCAAACGCGGCGAGGATACCGAGACGGTCCCCGTCGAGGACGTCGCCGTCGGCGACGTGGTCGCGGTCAGGCCGGGCGAGAAGATCCCGATGGACGGCGACGTGGTCGCGGGCGACAGCGCGGTCAACCAGGCCCCCATCACCGGCGAGTCGGTGCCGGTGGACAAGACGACCGGCGACGAGGTGTACGCCGGCACGATAAACGAGGGGGGATACCTCGAAATCGAGGTCACGTCGGCGGCCGGCGAGGACACCCTCTCGCGCATCGTCGAGATGATCGAGGACGCCCAGTCCAACCGGACCGAACGGGAGCAGTTCGTCGAACGGTTCGCCGCCTACTACACCCCCGCAGTGGTCGTCTTCGCGGTACTCGTGACGCTGGGCGGGCCGTTCGTACTCGGAACGACGTGGCCACAGGCCGTGGTCAACGGGCTGACGTTGCTCGTGTTGGCCTGTCCGTGTGCGTTCGTCATCTCGACGCCCGTCTCGGTCGTCTCGGGGCTCACGTCGGCGGCCAAGAACGGCGTCCTCGTCAAGGGCGGGTCGCACCTCGAAGCGATGGGTGCGGTCGACGCCGTCGCCTTCGACAAGACGGGAACGCTCACGAAGGGCGAACTGACGGTAACCGACGTGATACCGCTCAACGGCAACACCGAGACGGAGGTGCTGCGGTGCGCTCGCGGCCTCGAAAAGCGGAGCGAACACCCGATCGGCGAGGCGATCGTCCAGCGGGCCGACGGGGCCGACGTCGCCGAGCGCGACGTCGAGGCCTTCGAGAGCATCACCGGCAAGGGCGTCCAGGCCGAACTCGACGGGACGCCCCACTACGCGGGCAAACCGGGGCTCTTCTCCGAACTCGGGTTCGACCTCTCGCACGTCCACGCGACGACGGACGGGGGTGTCGTCACGCGGACGAGCCAGCGGCTGTGCGAGCGAAACGACTGCCTGAACCTGCTCGCCGACACCGTTCCCGAACTCCAGTCGGAGGGGAAGACGGTCGTCCTCGTCGGAACCGAGGACGAACTGGAGGGGATCATCGCCGTCGCCGACGAGATTCGGCCCGAGGCCGCGGCCGCCATCCAGCGACTCGAGTCGATGGGTGTCGAGCGGACGGTGATGCTCACCGGCGACAACGAGCGGACCGCGGCGGCCATCGCGGAGGCGGTCGGCGTCGACGAGTACCGTGCCGAGTTGCTCCCCGACGAGAAGGTCGCTGCCGTCGAGGAACTCGTCGAGGCTTTCGACGGCGGCGCCGCGATGGTCGGTGACGGCATCAACGACGCCCCGGCGATGGCGACGGCGACAGTCGGCGTGGCGATGGGCGCTGCCGGGACCGATACGGCACTGGAGACGGCCGACGTGGCGTTGATGGGCGACGACCTCTCGAAGCTGCCGTACCTCTACGAACTCGCCGGCGAGGCCAACGGCGTCATCCGTCAGAACATCGGGGCGAGTCTCCTCGTCAAGGCCGGCCTCGCGGTCGGGGTCCCCTTCCAGTTCGTTCCGATCTGGCTGGCAGTGCTGGCAGGCGACGCGGGGATGACCGTCGGCGTCACGGGGAACGCGATGCGGCTCTCGCGGATACGGGCGGACGGTGGGACGGCCGAGGCCAGCGAACGATGA
- a CDS encoding aldo/keto reductase, whose amino-acid sequence MATESATWAYRDRFHERFARTYFRRFADCLVSSVGVGTYLGEATDAADERYHEALVEAFESGVNVVDTAVNYRHQRSERVVGRAVETADVDREALLVATKGGFVPFDGERPRDAAAYIESEYVAPGIVDADDLVMGNAIAPDFLEWSLERSLSNLDLDAVDLYYVHNPEAQLARFDRERVYDRLEDAFTRLEERAAAGDLRHYGVATWEAFRVPPDHEKYLSLPEVVARARRASDRAGTAATHFRAVQLPFNVHMADAFTLEAHEGADGARSALQFAMDAGLDVFTSASILQGDLASAGEIPEAVDARLAGDTPAQRAINFARSAPGVTSALVGTGSPEHVAENVAAGSFSPLGADAFDEVFQ is encoded by the coding sequence ATGGCAACGGAATCGGCGACGTGGGCCTACCGCGACCGCTTCCACGAGCGGTTCGCCCGGACGTACTTCCGGCGGTTCGCGGACTGTCTCGTCTCCTCGGTCGGGGTCGGCACGTACCTGGGCGAGGCGACCGACGCCGCCGACGAGCGCTACCACGAGGCGCTCGTCGAGGCCTTCGAGAGCGGCGTCAACGTCGTCGACACGGCCGTCAACTACCGCCACCAGCGCTCCGAGCGGGTCGTCGGCCGGGCCGTCGAGACCGCCGACGTCGACCGCGAGGCGCTCCTCGTCGCCACCAAGGGCGGGTTCGTCCCCTTCGATGGCGAGCGGCCCCGCGACGCGGCCGCCTACATCGAATCGGAGTACGTCGCCCCCGGAATCGTCGACGCCGACGACCTCGTGATGGGCAACGCCATCGCGCCCGACTTCCTCGAGTGGAGTCTCGAGCGGTCGCTGTCGAACCTCGACCTCGACGCCGTCGATCTCTACTACGTCCACAACCCCGAGGCACAACTGGCCCGGTTCGACCGCGAGAGGGTCTACGACCGCCTCGAGGACGCCTTCACGCGACTGGAGGAGCGGGCCGCCGCCGGCGACCTCCGGCACTACGGCGTCGCCACCTGGGAGGCCTTCCGGGTGCCGCCGGACCACGAGAAGTACCTCTCGCTGCCCGAGGTCGTCGCCCGCGCCCGCCGCGCCTCGGACCGTGCGGGGACGGCCGCCACGCACTTCCGGGCCGTCCAGTTGCCGTTCAACGTCCACATGGCCGACGCGTTCACGCTCGAGGCCCACGAGGGGGCCGACGGCGCCCGGAGCGCGCTGCAGTTTGCGATGGACGCCGGCCTGGACGTGTTCACCTCGGCGTCGATCCTCCAGGGCGACCTCGCCTCGGCGGGCGAGATTCCGGAGGCGGTCGACGCCAGACTGGCCGGCGACACGCCGGCACAGCGGGCGATCAACTTCGCCCGCAGCGCCCCCGGCGTGACGAGCGCGCTCGTCGGAACCGGCTCCCCGGAGCACGTCGCCGAGAACGTGGCCGCCGGGAGCTTCTCGCCGCTCGGCGCCGACGCCTTCGACGAGGTCTTCCAGTAG
- a CDS encoding DUF6159 family protein encodes MGIIDRLRIGFGMARRSGRVLRAHPKLFVFPLLGGLSGIAFLITLFGSLLVAGPLFEEPGPAIYAALFVAYLVETFLASFFTAALVSATRTVFHGEEPSIRDALAAAWQRKLPLLVWSLAAAVIGVVLRMIEGQDNLVAQIAAAVFAVAWSVMTYFVVPVIVFRDPSPTEMFEESARTFKDTWGESIGAMGTIDVVTLLLVLGGVALGGVTFVVTSGTGALQLVSTVLIGGAAVVVGLLVGKALTGVAKTALYVYATERTAPEYFDDMDFTELSRP; translated from the coding sequence ATGGGCATAATCGACCGTCTCAGGATCGGGTTCGGCATGGCACGACGGAGCGGCCGCGTGTTGCGAGCCCACCCGAAGCTGTTCGTGTTTCCGCTCCTCGGCGGACTGTCGGGAATCGCCTTTCTGATTACGCTGTTCGGAAGCCTCCTCGTCGCCGGCCCGCTCTTCGAAGAACCCGGTCCGGCGATTTATGCGGCGCTGTTCGTCGCGTATCTCGTCGAGACGTTCCTCGCCTCGTTCTTCACCGCCGCGTTGGTGTCGGCCACCCGGACGGTCTTCCACGGCGAGGAGCCGTCGATACGTGACGCGTTGGCCGCCGCCTGGCAGCGAAAGCTACCGTTGCTGGTCTGGTCGCTCGCGGCGGCGGTTATCGGCGTGGTTCTCCGGATGATCGAGGGCCAGGACAACCTCGTTGCCCAGATCGCCGCGGCCGTCTTCGCCGTGGCGTGGAGCGTAATGACGTACTTCGTCGTCCCGGTGATCGTCTTCCGCGACCCCTCGCCGACGGAGATGTTCGAAGAGAGCGCGAGGACGTTCAAAGACACATGGGGCGAGTCTATCGGTGCGATGGGAACCATCGACGTCGTGACGCTGTTGTTGGTGCTCGGCGGCGTCGCACTCGGCGGCGTGACGTTCGTCGTTACGTCCGGAACGGGGGCGCTCCAGCTCGTTTCGACCGTCCTGATCGGGGGCGCTGCCGTCGTGGTCGGGTTGCTGGTCGGGAAGGCGCTCACCGGTGTCGCCAAGACTGCGCTGTACGTCTACGCGACCGAACGTACCGCCCCCGAGTACTTCGACGATATGGACTTCACCGAGCTAAGCAGGCCGTGA